A section of the Kribbella voronezhensis genome encodes:
- the eccCa gene encoding type VII secretion protein EccCa gives MSTRLVHRPARSTRSIDTGQPRVIETPPPGARGKAGGNAMQALMPAVGVLGSVGMMSTMRTGTSAVIGVGVLFLTLVGTFGMAFSSRGRAGKESREQRNRYLDYLERLREEFGKMERASRKTALALNPPADALVDCVRDPARLWERRRSDPDFLLVRCATGRMPVVPATLAASGSMMDPPDPFMMAEAEALARRFALMPDMPLTIPLDLAGNVSIVGDRDGVVRIARALLLQAAVFHAPEDLELAACFPPASLDQWQWLGWLPHACDPDRREGPHPFRRIAQKPDELAGLISEDVASRAKLASEAKRGSLGNGDARRMIQRMLVLHDTYGEVATEVVTNDETLSVGDVGVTVLHLVADRMQEPSNVAIRITVQEGKVLVEDLRGGGYLTAEGQLDDTPLATAEGLARALAPLRLSAESLEEDASLKTVDFMSLLQIDDPGNVDLARMWTPRNERAFLRVPLGLDSAGQPVVLDLKESAQLGMGPHGLCIGATGSGKSEVLRTLVMGLLATHSPEDLAMVLIDYKGGATFAPFDGVPHVAGIITNLVDDPSLTERAYASLAGEVQRRQQMLKDAGNVANITDYRLLRKQNPALPAYPHLFVLIDEFGELLTARPDFIDLFLSIGRIGRSIGVHLLLASQRVEGGKLRGLETYLSYRLGLRTFSEEESQTVLNTPDAFHLPPLPGFGYLKVDTSVYQRFRAAYVSGPYKGAVALTQEKEQDGPAVRPYLVTPYQQPDLAQLAAEDKKDEDEDDSTERTTGPTVLGVFVDQVKPSATPVPQVWLPPLPKVCTLDQVGGPVDIGPRGLQFAVPAPPMSPAIGVIDDPRKQTQSVLRLDLTQAGGHAALIGGPQSGKTTFLRSLVTSLAHSYTPQEVAIYAIDLAGGGLQPLADLPHVGGVAIRTDREKIRRTLEEVRGMLDHREIVFRDRGIDTMERLRSMHAAGAVPELPVADVVLVLDNYGAIKTTFDDLEEPIADLLGRGSSYGIHVVTTMIRWTDVRMASQALFGTVMELRINDPSDSNIERRLQETMRNAGPGRVLMPRTKLFAQLALPRVDSLLQDDDLTEAMQGQALALASAWQGPTAPKVRVLPLRLERKTLPNAQQEPVTVPIGMDETRMAPVLLDLFDRDGNLVIFGDTKSGKTNLLKLIMQQLIDRYSSDELVFAVMDPRRGLRGFLPDAYLGGYATSGRVGAGLAAGVAGELEKRLPDDSNEGAPVPVAGPRVIVVADDYDLLTTGGQAPMDPFLTFIASGRDINLHFLIARRAAGASRALYEPFLTTVTESGTAGLVLSGDRAEGALFTGATPGNFPSGRGLFVRRGERPSLIQTALADGTPTTDDADGGGEQ, from the coding sequence GTGTCGACCCGACTTGTGCACCGCCCGGCGCGGAGCACCAGGAGCATCGACACCGGGCAACCGCGGGTGATCGAGACCCCGCCGCCCGGCGCGCGCGGCAAGGCCGGCGGTAACGCGATGCAGGCCTTGATGCCTGCGGTCGGTGTGCTCGGTTCGGTCGGGATGATGAGCACGATGCGGACCGGTACGTCGGCGGTGATCGGCGTCGGCGTGTTGTTTCTCACGCTGGTCGGAACGTTCGGGATGGCGTTCTCGTCCCGCGGCCGGGCCGGCAAGGAGAGTCGCGAGCAGCGCAACCGGTACCTGGACTACCTGGAACGGCTCCGCGAGGAGTTCGGCAAGATGGAACGCGCCAGCCGCAAGACCGCGCTGGCGCTGAACCCGCCGGCCGACGCGCTGGTGGACTGCGTCCGCGATCCGGCCCGGCTGTGGGAGCGCCGGCGCAGCGACCCCGACTTCCTGCTGGTCCGTTGCGCGACCGGGCGGATGCCGGTCGTGCCCGCGACGCTGGCCGCGTCCGGTTCGATGATGGATCCGCCGGACCCGTTCATGATGGCCGAGGCCGAGGCACTGGCCCGCCGGTTCGCGTTGATGCCGGACATGCCGCTGACGATCCCGCTCGACCTGGCAGGCAACGTCAGCATCGTCGGCGACCGCGACGGCGTAGTACGGATTGCCCGGGCTCTGCTGCTGCAGGCGGCCGTCTTCCATGCGCCGGAGGATCTGGAGCTGGCGGCGTGTTTCCCGCCGGCGTCGCTGGACCAGTGGCAGTGGCTCGGCTGGCTGCCGCATGCGTGCGACCCGGATCGCCGTGAAGGCCCGCATCCGTTCCGCCGGATCGCCCAGAAGCCGGACGAGCTGGCCGGGCTGATCAGCGAGGACGTGGCGTCGCGCGCGAAGCTGGCCAGTGAGGCCAAGCGGGGCTCGCTCGGCAACGGCGATGCCCGCCGGATGATCCAGCGGATGCTGGTACTGCACGACACGTACGGCGAGGTCGCCACCGAGGTGGTGACCAACGACGAGACGCTGTCGGTCGGAGACGTGGGTGTCACTGTGCTGCACCTGGTCGCGGACCGGATGCAGGAGCCCAGCAACGTCGCGATCCGGATCACTGTGCAGGAAGGCAAGGTGCTGGTCGAGGACTTGCGCGGCGGCGGTTACCTGACCGCCGAGGGGCAGCTGGACGACACGCCGCTGGCCACCGCCGAAGGGCTGGCTCGCGCGCTGGCGCCGTTGCGGTTGTCGGCGGAGTCGCTCGAAGAGGACGCCTCGCTCAAGACCGTCGACTTCATGAGCCTGCTGCAGATCGATGACCCGGGCAACGTCGACCTCGCCCGCATGTGGACCCCGCGCAACGAGCGCGCGTTCCTGCGGGTGCCGCTCGGTCTCGACAGCGCCGGTCAGCCGGTCGTGCTGGACCTCAAGGAGTCCGCCCAGCTGGGAATGGGCCCACATGGTCTCTGCATCGGCGCGACCGGTTCCGGCAAGTCCGAAGTACTGCGAACGCTCGTGATGGGGCTGCTCGCGACGCACTCGCCGGAAGACCTGGCGATGGTGCTGATCGACTACAAGGGTGGCGCCACCTTCGCGCCGTTCGACGGCGTACCGCACGTGGCCGGCATCATCACCAACCTGGTCGACGACCCGAGCCTGACCGAGCGCGCGTACGCCAGCCTCGCCGGTGAGGTGCAGCGGCGTCAGCAGATGCTGAAGGACGCGGGCAACGTCGCCAACATCACCGACTACCGGTTGCTGCGCAAGCAGAATCCAGCCCTGCCGGCGTACCCACACCTGTTCGTGCTGATCGACGAGTTCGGCGAACTGCTCACCGCGCGGCCGGACTTCATCGACCTGTTCCTCTCCATCGGCCGGATCGGCCGCTCCATCGGTGTGCACCTGCTGCTGGCGAGCCAGCGCGTCGAGGGCGGCAAGCTGCGCGGACTGGAGACCTACCTGTCGTACCGGCTCGGTCTGCGGACGTTCTCCGAGGAGGAGAGCCAGACCGTCCTGAACACCCCGGATGCGTTCCATCTGCCGCCGCTGCCGGGCTTCGGGTACTTGAAGGTCGACACCTCCGTGTACCAGCGGTTCCGCGCGGCGTATGTCTCCGGCCCCTACAAGGGCGCGGTCGCGCTGACTCAGGAGAAGGAGCAAGACGGTCCCGCCGTACGCCCGTACCTCGTGACGCCGTACCAGCAGCCGGATCTCGCGCAGTTGGCCGCTGAGGACAAGAAGGACGAGGACGAGGACGACTCGACCGAGCGGACCACCGGTCCCACGGTGCTCGGGGTCTTCGTCGACCAGGTGAAGCCGTCGGCGACGCCGGTGCCTCAGGTCTGGTTGCCGCCGCTGCCGAAGGTCTGCACGCTGGACCAGGTCGGCGGCCCGGTGGACATCGGCCCGCGCGGGCTGCAGTTCGCCGTACCGGCTCCGCCGATGTCTCCCGCGATCGGTGTCATCGACGACCCGCGCAAACAGACGCAGAGCGTACTGCGGCTCGACCTCACCCAGGCCGGTGGGCACGCCGCCTTGATCGGTGGGCCGCAGTCGGGCAAGACCACGTTCTTGCGGTCGCTGGTGACGTCGCTGGCGCACAGCTACACGCCGCAGGAGGTCGCGATCTACGCGATCGACCTGGCCGGTGGTGGCCTGCAACCGCTGGCCGACCTGCCGCATGTGGGTGGCGTGGCGATCCGGACCGATCGGGAGAAGATCCGCCGGACGCTCGAAGAGGTCCGCGGCATGCTCGACCACCGCGAGATCGTGTTCCGCGACCGCGGGATCGACACGATGGAACGGCTTCGCTCGATGCACGCCGCGGGCGCGGTCCCGGAGCTGCCGGTGGCCGACGTCGTCCTGGTGCTGGACAACTACGGCGCCATCAAGACGACCTTCGACGACCTCGAGGAGCCGATCGCGGATCTGCTCGGCCGGGGCAGCAGCTACGGCATCCATGTCGTCACCACGATGATCCGGTGGACCGACGTACGGATGGCCTCGCAGGCCCTGTTCGGCACGGTGATGGAGCTGCGGATCAACGATCCGTCCGACTCCAACATCGAACGCCGGCTGCAGGAGACGATGCGCAACGCCGGCCCGGGCCGGGTGCTCATGCCGCGCACCAAGCTGTTCGCGCAGCTCGCTTTGCCGAGGGTCGACAGCTTGCTGCAGGACGACGACCTCACCGAGGCGATGCAGGGCCAGGCGTTGGCGCTGGCTTCGGCTTGGCAAGGACCGACCGCGCCCAAGGTGCGCGTGCTGCCGCTGCGACTGGAGCGCAAGACGCTGCCGAACGCACAGCAGGAGCCGGTCACCGTGCCGATCGGGATGGACGAGACCCGGATGGCGCCGGTCCTGCTGGACCTGTTCGACCGCGACGGCAACCTGGTGATCTTCGGCGACACCAAGTCGGGCAAGACCAACCTGCTCAAGCTGATCATGCAGCAGCTGATCGACCGGTACAGCTCCGACGAGCTGGTGTTCGCGGTGATGGATCCGCGGCGCGGTCTGCGCGGCTTCCTGCCCGACGCGTACCTCGGCGGCTATGCCACCAGCGGCCGGGTCGGCGCAGGGCTGGCCGCCGGCGTCGCCGGTGAGCTGGAGAAGCGGCTGCCGGACGACTCGAACGAGGGCGCGCCGGTGCCCGTCGCAGGACCTCGGGTGATCGTGGTCGCCGACGACTACGACCTGCTGACCACTGGTGGCCAGGCCCCGATGGATCCCTTCCTGACGTTCATCGCGTCCGGCCGGGACATCAACCTGCACTTCCTGATCGCCCGGCGTGCGGCCGGCGCGAGCAGGGCCTTGTACGAACCGTTCCTGACCACCGTGACGGAGTCCGGCACCGCCGGACTGGTGCTGTCCGGTGACAGGGCAGAGGGCGCACTGTTCACCGGTGCGACACCCGGGAACTTCCCGTCCGGCCGTGGATTGTTCGTACGACGTGGCGAGCGCCCGTCGCTGATCCAGACGGCCCTGGCCGACGGAACCCCGACCACCGACGACGCAGATGGCGGAGGAGAGCAGTGA
- a CDS encoding DUF6177 family protein yields MPNPVELSPAIDLHTDKVVVIMQDRPVVGMSAWLVDALAAAEAAGLGVQLVTPATTRLTFAVRTTLFSGRDSRWVVTEPNGEGAYDGLGGSKLKWDGQMFQAVAAGEQDKVDMSPTFVAVDLELPSQLLITARVRYQALETTVVGKAAEQLFKDLTGDEPAGWGTAEPVSQPWNVGQLTAYCRRRAPKPTWLSVVGGKDGLSAMGAVEIHRRPAGLEEVINLAVATPDGLPTPEAVQKVGERLANSFTLVSFFAQGAHGGTDTNAMPHWVGVPVPMAMAVGNDALRGDGMAKALDMTGVADITPVKIGPAASPAVWYPIGDGKNQLDWNIYSALLGRLLPPGTPISRPTA; encoded by the coding sequence ATGCCTAACCCGGTCGAGCTGAGCCCCGCGATCGACCTGCACACCGACAAGGTCGTCGTGATCATGCAGGACCGCCCGGTGGTCGGCATGTCCGCCTGGCTGGTGGACGCGCTGGCGGCCGCCGAGGCGGCAGGACTAGGCGTCCAGCTGGTCACGCCCGCGACGACGCGGCTGACGTTCGCAGTACGGACCACGCTGTTCAGCGGGCGGGACTCGCGCTGGGTGGTGACCGAGCCGAACGGCGAGGGCGCGTACGACGGACTGGGCGGCTCGAAGCTCAAGTGGGACGGGCAGATGTTCCAGGCCGTCGCGGCCGGTGAGCAGGACAAGGTCGACATGAGCCCGACCTTCGTCGCGGTCGACCTCGAGCTGCCGTCGCAGCTGCTGATCACCGCGCGGGTGCGCTACCAGGCTCTCGAGACGACGGTCGTCGGCAAGGCGGCCGAGCAGTTGTTCAAGGACCTGACCGGTGACGAGCCGGCCGGGTGGGGGACCGCCGAGCCGGTGTCGCAGCCGTGGAACGTGGGCCAGCTGACGGCGTACTGCCGGCGCCGGGCGCCGAAGCCGACCTGGCTGTCGGTTGTCGGCGGCAAGGACGGTTTGAGCGCCATGGGTGCGGTGGAGATCCACAGGCGGCCCGCCGGCCTCGAGGAGGTCATCAACCTCGCGGTGGCGACGCCGGACGGCCTGCCGACTCCCGAGGCCGTCCAGAAAGTCGGCGAGCGGCTGGCGAACAGTTTCACGCTGGTGTCGTTCTTCGCTCAGGGTGCGCACGGCGGTACTGACACGAACGCGATGCCGCACTGGGTCGGCGTACCGGTTCCGATGGCGATGGCTGTCGGCAACGATGCGCTGCGCGGTGACGGGATGGCCAAGGCACTGGACATGACCGGTGTCGCCGACATCACGCCGGTCAAGATCGGCCCGGCCGCGTCGCCGGCGGTGTGGTACCCGATCGGTGACGGCAAGAACCAGCTGGACTGGAACATTTACAGCGCGCTGCTCGGCCGGCTGCTGCCGCCCGGTACGCCGATCAGTCGGCCGACTGCTTAA
- the eccD gene encoding type VII secretion integral membrane protein EccD, which yields MAAVYSRVTIIGRQRQMDAVLPVDEPLGRLMPDLLRMLGEPVDPSPRRRYLTTPTGQTVSLELTLGSAQIGDGSVLRLAAEGEVPPPPTVYDVVEEAVDDLERRGTTFQRKHRHWAAGAALIFALLAGAIALARAVDGDVAAFVLLVVAIITGLGGVVLGRAGQRTTAITLLIVTPILLAIVAWSLGSSEDWSTPMRAGIVALGLALGPLLFAMAGLAGGGLVGGGTAMIFALIWIVGVAAGVSSEKLSALVAVVAVLLLGVLPRLALSMSGLTALDDRRSSGNEIGRPDVESALNAAHVGLALSATAIALWSAAAGIVLALHGSVWTVSIAALLALLLCARSRLYPLAAEVLGLFTAAGVIVAALVQDLSQKSVGGTLVAVGLLVVVAMVGAFGLSWTPQDHVQVRLGQVLDQIQVLAVVALVPLTLGAFGVFSGLLKVF from the coding sequence GTGGCTGCGGTCTACAGCCGGGTGACCATCATCGGCAGGCAACGCCAGATGGACGCCGTCCTGCCGGTGGACGAGCCGCTGGGCCGGTTGATGCCGGACCTGTTGCGGATGCTCGGCGAGCCGGTCGACCCGTCGCCGCGGCGCCGGTACCTGACCACGCCGACCGGCCAGACGGTCTCGCTCGAACTCACTCTGGGTTCGGCGCAGATCGGCGACGGTTCCGTACTGCGGCTTGCCGCCGAGGGCGAGGTGCCACCCCCGCCGACCGTGTACGACGTGGTCGAGGAGGCCGTGGACGACCTCGAGCGGCGGGGCACCACCTTCCAGCGCAAGCATCGGCACTGGGCCGCCGGTGCCGCGCTGATCTTCGCGCTGCTCGCCGGTGCGATCGCGCTGGCCCGGGCGGTCGACGGCGACGTGGCCGCCTTCGTGCTGCTCGTCGTTGCGATCATCACCGGTCTCGGCGGAGTAGTGCTCGGCCGCGCCGGGCAGCGGACGACCGCGATCACCTTGCTGATCGTGACCCCGATCCTGCTCGCGATCGTCGCCTGGTCGCTCGGCAGCTCGGAGGACTGGTCGACGCCGATGCGTGCCGGGATCGTTGCCCTCGGGCTGGCGCTTGGGCCGCTGCTGTTCGCAATGGCCGGGCTGGCCGGTGGCGGCCTGGTCGGTGGCGGTACGGCGATGATCTTCGCGTTGATCTGGATCGTCGGTGTGGCGGCCGGTGTGTCCAGCGAGAAGCTGAGCGCTCTGGTGGCCGTCGTGGCGGTGCTGCTCCTCGGCGTACTGCCGCGTCTCGCGCTGTCGATGTCGGGGCTCACCGCGCTGGACGACCGGCGATCGAGTGGAAACGAGATCGGCCGGCCGGACGTCGAGTCGGCCCTGAACGCCGCGCACGTGGGTCTGGCGCTCTCCGCGACGGCGATCGCGCTGTGGTCCGCCGCTGCTGGGATCGTGCTCGCGCTGCACGGGTCGGTCTGGACAGTGTCCATCGCTGCTCTGCTGGCGCTGCTGCTGTGCGCGCGCTCGCGTCTGTACCCGTTGGCCGCTGAGGTGCTCGGGTTGTTCACTGCCGCGGGAGTGATCGTCGCCGCGTTGGTCCAGGATCTGTCGCAGAAGTCGGTGGGTGGCACACTTGTAGCAGTCGGGCTACTCGTGGTGGTGGCGATGGTCGGTGCCTTCGGCCTGAGCTGGACGCCACAGGACCACGTGCAGGTCCGGCTCGGCCAGGTGCTGGACCAGATCCAGGTACTGGCCGTCGTAGCGCTGGTACCGCTGACCCTCGGAGCCTTCGGGGTCTTCAGCGGGCTGCTCAAAGTCTTCTGA
- a CDS encoding MinD/ParA family ATP-binding protein, with product MTGPNWQAELMNRLDDDSAAAPQPAAAAPVPPTPEPAPPVAPAQAVAQSAAPEPTMPPPPPATGEGWGGPQQQYQPGYQQYAPQPQYGQLYSQQPPPYQQPQYPPQPAYEQPPYGPPPQVPPAPYQQPYGEQYPPQPYQAPQQYQAPAPQYYEPPAQQQGWQQPPPPQQQQQWVQPPPPQQPSWEQPPPQQPQWEQPPPPQQASAQQWEQPPAQPPPAQQWEQPAAPPPPAQQWVQPPPVEQPPAPQQQWEQPAGDGSWNAPSEPEAGGWNGPAPDGGPDAHAYTPAYQDPLAGPLPAATGSVGLQHEDPSGGFFRKIGRFAAEAAYIAGASGRMQRDVENIAIIRRPIGIGRMIGVIGPVPQSGTSTVTALLADAISSQRGDIVLAVDAYPLEGKLTHRLDQGIANTPGSRVQLARAEPTADAISDVLAARNVGGANQIPLSLVDCPAGLFEEATGYVAGAAHAVALVIPSSRDAALSSITLLDQLTTDGQHMLVDKGLVIIAENVPDDPEPVRWLQSAVSDRGLGYVVLPYDAHLARAWPLQPERLEPATRRAVLELAARLVQRATR from the coding sequence ATGACCGGGCCGAACTGGCAGGCGGAGCTGATGAACCGCCTCGACGACGATTCCGCGGCGGCTCCCCAACCGGCCGCCGCGGCCCCGGTTCCCCCTACACCCGAACCGGCCCCACCCGTCGCGCCGGCCCAGGCGGTTGCGCAGTCGGCGGCGCCTGAGCCGACGATGCCGCCGCCTCCTCCGGCGACGGGGGAGGGGTGGGGCGGTCCGCAGCAGCAGTATCAGCCCGGGTATCAGCAGTACGCGCCGCAGCCGCAGTACGGGCAGCTGTACTCGCAGCAGCCACCGCCGTACCAGCAGCCGCAGTACCCGCCGCAGCCTGCGTACGAGCAACCGCCGTACGGGCCGCCGCCGCAGGTGCCGCCTGCGCCGTACCAGCAGCCGTACGGTGAGCAGTACCCGCCGCAGCCTTACCAGGCACCGCAGCAGTATCAGGCGCCAGCGCCGCAGTACTACGAACCTCCGGCGCAGCAGCAAGGCTGGCAGCAGCCCCCGCCGCCGCAACAACAGCAGCAGTGGGTCCAGCCGCCACCACCTCAGCAGCCGTCTTGGGAGCAGCCGCCACCTCAGCAGCCGCAGTGGGAGCAGCCGCCGCCGCCCCAGCAGGCGTCTGCCCAGCAATGGGAGCAGCCACCGGCTCAACCGCCGCCGGCGCAGCAATGGGAGCAGCCAGCGGCTCCACCGCCGCCGGCGCAGCAATGGGTGCAGCCGCCGCCAGTTGAACAGCCGCCGGCCCCGCAGCAGCAGTGGGAGCAACCTGCCGGGGACGGTAGTTGGAACGCGCCGTCGGAGCCCGAAGCTGGCGGCTGGAACGGTCCCGCCCCCGACGGCGGCCCGGATGCGCACGCCTACACACCTGCCTACCAGGATCCGCTGGCGGGTCCGTTGCCTGCGGCAACAGGTTCGGTCGGCCTGCAGCACGAGGATCCGTCCGGCGGGTTCTTCCGCAAGATCGGCCGGTTCGCCGCCGAAGCGGCCTACATCGCCGGTGCGTCCGGCCGGATGCAACGCGACGTCGAGAACATCGCGATCATCCGGCGCCCGATCGGCATCGGCCGGATGATCGGCGTCATCGGTCCTGTCCCGCAGAGCGGTACGTCGACCGTCACCGCTCTGCTCGCGGACGCCATCTCGTCCCAGCGCGGCGACATCGTGCTCGCGGTCGACGCTTACCCGTTGGAAGGCAAGCTCACCCACCGCCTCGACCAGGGCATCGCCAACACGCCCGGCTCGCGGGTCCAGCTCGCCCGCGCCGAACCGACCGCCGACGCGATCAGCGACGTCCTCGCGGCCCGGAACGTCGGCGGCGCCAACCAGATCCCGCTGTCACTGGTGGACTGCCCGGCCGGTCTGTTCGAGGAAGCGACCGGGTACGTCGCCGGCGCGGCGCACGCCGTCGCGCTCGTCATCCCGTCGTCACGCGACGCCGCGCTGAGCAGCATCACCCTGCTCGACCAGTTGACGACGGACGGCCAGCACATGCTGGTCGACAAGGGCCTTGTCATCATCGCCGAGAACGTGCCCGACGATCCCGAGCCGGTCCGCTGGTTGCAGTCGGCCGTCTCGGACCGCGGCCTCGGCTACGTAGTACTGCCGTACGACGCCCACCTGGCGCGTGCCTGGCCGCTCCAGCCGGAACGCCTCGAACCCGCCACCCGCAGGGCGGTGCTCGAACTCGCCGCCCGGTTGGTCCAACGCGCTACCCGCTGA
- a CDS encoding Rieske (2Fe-2S) protein — translation MSDDSTAELGRAIETLRDRRAVLRGAGVAGLAGVGLPVLAACGGDSKAGGTASDPTSAPSSAPSSGPSSSAPTTGGGGSVLGPVSDVPVGGGKVFTDAKIVVTQPTAGQFKAFTAVCTHAGCLVATVENKTIDCPCHGSKYSVADGSVVNGPAPSPLAPVNVTVKGGNIVGPAA, via the coding sequence ATGAGCGACGACAGTACGGCGGAACTCGGCCGGGCGATCGAGACCCTGCGGGACCGGCGGGCGGTGCTCCGCGGCGCTGGCGTGGCCGGATTGGCCGGCGTCGGCCTGCCGGTGCTCGCGGCCTGCGGTGGCGACAGCAAGGCCGGCGGCACCGCCTCGGATCCGACCTCCGCGCCCAGTTCGGCGCCGTCCTCCGGGCCGTCCTCGAGCGCTCCGACGACCGGCGGCGGGGGATCGGTCCTCGGGCCGGTGTCCGACGTACCGGTCGGTGGCGGCAAGGTCTTCACCGACGCGAAGATCGTGGTGACCCAGCCGACGGCCGGTCAGTTCAAGGCGTTCACCGCGGTCTGCACGCACGCGGGTTGCCTGGTGGCCACGGTGGAGAACAAGACCATCGACTGCCCCTGTCACGGCAGCAAGTACAGCGTCGCGGACGGCAGCGTCGTGAACGGCCCTGCGCCGTCACCGCTCGCCCCGGTGAACGTCACGGTCAAGGGCGGCAACATCGTCGGCCCGGCTGCCTGA
- a CDS encoding S8 family peptidase has protein sequence MNPFPTARRLRSVLGVTAAAGLLVTGLVTTASASEAARSADSTTRTADSIRGAGSATAIPGSYVVVLAGNQSVAQTRATTQSLATSYGVKVRRQFSSAIKGFSTAMSEEQAKKVAADTRVAFVQQNQKVTASQDDPPWGLDRADQRDLPLDKKFEPSATADNVTVYVIDTGIYAEHKDFGGRASVGTDTVGDGQNGVDCMGHGSHVAGTIAGTTFGLAKGAKIVAVRVLDCNGSGSTESVVAGIDWVTKNAKKPAVANMSLGGGADAALDAAVKASIDSGITYAVAAGNDNSDACGASPADQPDAITVGATDDKDAKATFSNFGKCVDVFGPGVDVESVGITAPDATAKMSGTSMATPHVTGGIALYLSEHPDAKPADVATALVAAATPDKVGNPGTDSPNKLLFVGKVDPARR, from the coding sequence ATGAACCCATTCCCCACAGCGCGTCGGCTGCGGAGCGTGCTCGGCGTCACTGCCGCTGCTGGTCTCCTCGTCACCGGCCTGGTCACCACCGCGTCCGCGAGTGAGGCAGCCAGGAGCGCCGATTCCACAACTAGGACCGCCGACTCCATCAGGGGCGCCGGCAGCGCGACCGCGATTCCCGGGAGCTACGTGGTCGTCCTCGCCGGCAATCAGTCGGTCGCGCAGACGCGGGCCACCACGCAGAGCCTGGCGACGTCGTACGGCGTCAAGGTGCGGCGGCAGTTCAGCTCGGCAATCAAAGGGTTCTCCACCGCGATGTCCGAAGAGCAGGCGAAGAAGGTCGCCGCCGACACCCGCGTCGCGTTCGTGCAGCAGAACCAGAAGGTGACGGCGAGCCAGGACGACCCGCCGTGGGGCCTGGACCGGGCCGACCAGCGGGATCTTCCGCTGGACAAGAAGTTCGAGCCTTCGGCGACCGCCGACAACGTCACGGTGTACGTCATCGACACCGGGATCTACGCCGAGCACAAGGACTTCGGCGGGCGCGCCTCCGTCGGCACCGACACCGTCGGTGACGGCCAGAACGGCGTCGACTGCATGGGCCACGGCAGCCACGTCGCCGGCACCATCGCCGGGACGACCTTCGGCCTGGCCAAGGGCGCCAAGATCGTCGCGGTCCGCGTGCTCGACTGCAACGGGTCGGGGTCGACCGAGAGTGTGGTCGCCGGTATCGACTGGGTGACGAAGAACGCCAAGAAGCCGGCCGTGGCCAACATGAGCCTCGGTGGCGGCGCGGACGCCGCGCTGGACGCGGCGGTGAAGGCCTCCATCGACTCGGGCATCACGTACGCCGTTGCCGCCGGCAACGACAACTCCGACGCCTGCGGTGCGTCGCCGGCCGACCAGCCCGACGCGATCACGGTCGGCGCCACCGACGACAAGGATGCCAAGGCAACCTTCTCCAACTTCGGCAAGTGCGTGGACGTCTTCGGACCGGGCGTCGACGTCGAGTCGGTCGGCATCACCGCCCCGGACGCGACGGCCAAGATGAGCGGTACGTCGATGGCCACGCCGCACGTGACCGGCGGGATCGCGCTCTACCTGAGCGAGCACCCGGACGCCAAGCCGGCCGACGTGGCTACCGCACTGGTCGCCGCCGCAACGCCGGACAAGGTCGGCAACCCCGGCACCGACTCGCCGAACAAACTGCTCTTCGTCGGCAAGGTCGACCCCGCCCGACGCTGA